From a region of the Lactuca sativa cultivar Salinas chromosome 4, Lsat_Salinas_v11, whole genome shotgun sequence genome:
- the LOC111917893 gene encoding uncharacterized protein LOC111917893, producing MIKRRFYKQEHGDKDVPSDSSSSSESELDAEASVDTDEEEEENNDNMVMESRKKDHHSSSSSGYESEDGSADEATLDSSGLLTNDDVISCPLSSENNLDMNNTHNINKEAIKSDLLDCVLKSKSVFKCKLCPRIVCLTEETLKAHLQSKRHSRSVKLLKEGRLKMMLDSDGEIEGETHQERHAATLALAMSKKNEGQDLKKNKGRQRQRKRLKKKETDDLVPAKTKKSAKKRRKSDV from the exons ATGATCAAAAGGAGGTTTTACAAGCAAGAACATGGGGATAAAGATGTCCCTTCAgattcttcatcatcttcagaatcTGAACTGGATGCAGAAGCATCAGTAGAtacagatgaagaagaagaagaaaataatGACAACATGGTCATGGAATCAAGAAAGAAAGACCATCATTCCTCCTCATCTTCTG GATATGAAAGCGAAGATGGGTCAGCAGATGAAGCTACCCTTGACTCTTCAG GTTTACTCACAAATGATGATGTCATTAGCTGCCCACTGTCTTCTGAAAACAATTTAGATATGAATAACACACACAATATCAacaaagaggcaatcaaaagtgatCTTCTTGATTGTGTCTTGAAAAGTAAATCGGTTTTCAAGTGCAAGTTATGCCCAAGAATCGTTTGTCTAACAGAAGAAACATTAAAGGCTCATCTCCAATCcaag AGGCATAGTCGATCTGTGAAACTATTGAAGGAAGGAAGGCTTAAGATGATGCTAGATAGTGATGGAGAAATAGAAGGAGAAACTCATCAAGAAAGACATGCTGCAACTTTAGCTCTTGCAATG TCAAAGAAGAATGAAGGACAAGATTTGAAGAAAAATAAAGGGAGACAGAGACAGAGGAAGAGATTAAAGAAG AAGGAGACTGACGATTTGGTGCctgcaaaaacaaaaaaatcgGCTAAAAAGAGGCGTAAAAGTGATGTTTGA